Proteins from a single region of Geitlerinema sp. PCC 9228:
- a CDS encoding ABC transporter permease, producing MVDLARKNLLEDIPRLLVAQAGIMFAVSLVTIETGIFNGFVRSTALIIDKSEADIWVASEEMIHLSLTTPLPVEHLLQARQIQGVDAAEGLLMRSARWRTFQGEIAPVQVIGFDPQGELFSPWNVESGQVSDLTEPYTAIIDSSVQNALDVSAVGDEAEVNFLPVEVVGITQGNQSIVSSPFLYTSLSTANAYLNARLKSSVNCTIQDGNIRCTNIYERNRDSKITEDPPPEPPPLQASDLVTYILVSAESGQDVEQLKQRLESKLVGVRAYTREEMANRTRDYWKTRTGIGFILGLGAAVGVVVGVVVVGQILYASVSDNIKEFGTLKAMGASDRVLYGVIIEQALWMGVFGYIPGMLLCLAISSISYSTQGILILITPTTAIAVFGITTVICVSAAVFAIQKVFRIDPAIVFKA from the coding sequence ATGGTTGACCTCGCCCGCAAAAATCTGTTGGAAGATATTCCCCGCCTGCTCGTTGCCCAAGCGGGGATTATGTTCGCCGTCAGCTTGGTAACCATCGAAACCGGTATTTTCAACGGTTTTGTGCGTTCCACGGCTTTAATTATCGATAAATCCGAAGCCGATATTTGGGTGGCTTCCGAAGAAATGATCCACCTCAGCCTCACTACCCCCCTACCTGTAGAACATTTGCTGCAAGCACGCCAAATCCAAGGGGTAGACGCCGCAGAAGGCTTATTGATGCGTTCGGCACGCTGGCGCACTTTTCAAGGGGAAATTGCCCCCGTGCAGGTGATTGGCTTCGATCCCCAAGGGGAATTGTTTTCCCCCTGGAACGTAGAATCCGGTCAGGTGAGCGATTTAACTGAACCCTATACAGCGATAATAGACAGTTCCGTGCAAAACGCTTTGGATGTAAGTGCGGTAGGCGACGAGGCAGAGGTCAATTTTTTGCCCGTTGAAGTGGTGGGGATTACCCAGGGCAACCAATCCATCGTTTCCAGCCCGTTTTTATATACTTCCCTATCTACAGCCAACGCCTACTTGAACGCGCGGTTAAAATCCTCCGTCAACTGTACTATCCAAGACGGTAACATTCGCTGTACCAACATTTACGAACGCAATCGCGATTCTAAAATTACCGAAGACCCTCCCCCAGAACCACCCCCCCTGCAAGCCTCCGACTTGGTAACCTATATTTTGGTCAGTGCCGAATCCGGTCAGGATGTGGAGCAGTTAAAACAACGCTTGGAATCGAAACTGGTAGGCGTTCGTGCCTACACCCGCGAAGAAATGGCCAATCGCACCCGCGATTACTGGAAAACCCGCACCGGCATTGGCTTTATCCTGGGATTGGGAGCAGCCGTCGGCGTCGTGGTTGGTGTGGTGGTGGTCGGACAAATTTTATACGCTTCCGTCTCCGATAATATTAAAGAATTTGGCACCCTGAAAGCTATGGGTGCCAGCGATCGCGTTTTGTACGGTGTCATCATCGAACAAGCCCTCTGGATGGGCGTTTTCGGCTACATTCCCGGCATGCTCCTTTGTCTGGCAATTAGTAGCATCTCCTACAGCACCCAAGGCATTTTAATCCTCATCACCCCCACCACCGCCATTGCTGTTTTCGGCATCACTACGG